From a region of the Gavia stellata isolate bGavSte3 chromosome 32, bGavSte3.hap2, whole genome shotgun sequence genome:
- the LOC132319941 gene encoding la-related protein 6-like, translating into MSSRSSGVTLGLGSQPSCSTPLPVQRNSLLAPHLLPPRSRSLALLSQEDFFKSVNGSFCDISDVSGADLLDCNYSIPDLQLVRRIVSQVEFYLSDENLAKDAFLLKHVQKNKMGFVSIKLLTSFKKVKYLTRDWRLTLYALQFSELLEVNDEGTKVRRRVPIPESLLSIPPSKLLLAWELLPQEQDVLPPLQKNFLETITRMFSPFGAIASIRILRPGRKLPSDVRKYTSRFPELLSKCCALVEYESLESARRAFEDLGHPSRPGGESIRVVRLCGKGSKKKPGAEREAAEELVDQPGWKAQVAAATFPYSLGDSLLSSSPESDGAPASPPLLLSKDTSAPAWLSSDFKASDFGNAFTGSLLASKVFPPLGTGLCAGSSYGLCSSTESLPGCGWGSGAGAWAPWCSSPSPDAKPPPSNPLAAKRAPEPVSLRDRVLRLPHGPDGTKGFCSSFGRGELVLRH; encoded by the exons ATGTCATCACGTAGCTCTGGGGTGACCTTAGGGCTtggctcccagcccagctgcagcacccCTCTGCCTGTGCAAAGAAATTCCCTCCTGGCACCGCATCTCCTTCCACCGCGGAGCCGCTCGCTTGCCCTGCTCAGCCAGGAGGACTTCTTCAAGAGCGTCAACGG gagctTCTGCGACATCAGCGATGTTTCGGGGGCTGATCTGTTGGACTGCAACTACTCCATCCCCGACCTGCAGCTGGTCCGGAGGATCGTGTCCCAGGTGGAGTTCTACCTCTCTGACGAGAACCTGGCCAAGGACGCTTTCCTCCTGAAACACGTCCAGAAGAACAAGATGGGCTTCGTCAGCATCAAACTGCTGACGTCCTTCAAGAAG GTGAAATACCTGACGCGTGACTGGCGGCTCACGCTCTATGCCCTGCAGTtctcagagctgctggaggtgaaTGATGAGGGCACCAAAGTGAGGCGGCGGGTCCCCATCCCCGAGTCCCTGCTGAGCATCCCCCCCAGCAAACTGCTGCtggcctgggagctgctgccccaggaGCAGGATGTGCTGCCGCCTCTCCAGAAGAATTTCCTCGAGACCATCACGAGGATGTTCAGCCCCTTCGGCGCCATCGCCTCCATCCGCATCCTGCGGCCGGGCCGCAAGCTGCCCTCAGATGTGCGGAAATACACATCGCGCTTCCCCGAGCTGCTGAGCAAGTGCTGCGCGCTGGTGGAGTACGAGAGCCTGGAGAGCGCCCGCAGGGCCTTTGAGGACCTCGGCCACCCAAGCCGCCCGGGTGGTGAAAGCATCAGGGTGGTCCGGCTCTGCGGGAAAGGCTCCAAGAAGAAACCCGGGGCTGAGAGGGAGGCAGCGGAGGAGCTGGTGGACCAGCCGGGTTGGAAGGCGCAGGTGGCAGCCGCTACGTTCCCCTACAGCCTTGGGGACTCCCTGCTCAGCAGCTCCCCGGAGTCGGATGGTGCCCCGGCATCGCCGCCCCTCCTCCTGAGCAAGGACACCTCGGCACCCGCTTGGCTCAGCAGCGACTTCAAGGCCAGCGACTTCGGCAACGCCTTCACCGGATCGCTCCTCGCCAGCAAAGTCTTCCCTCCGCTCGGGACAGGCTTGTGTGCGGGCAGCAGCTACggcctctgctccagcaccgaGAGCCTCCCCGGCTGCGGCTGGGGGAGTGGGGCGGGTGCCTGGGCGCCCTGGTGCAGCAGCCCCTCTCCGGATGCCAAACCTCctcccagcaatcccctggCAGCGAAGCGGGCGCCTGAGCCCGTCAGCCTGCGGGACAGGGTGCTTCgcctgccccacggccccgATGGCACCAAGGGGTTCTGCAGCAGTTTCGGGAGAGGAGAGCTCGTCCTCCGGCACTGA
- the DUS3L gene encoding tRNA-dihydrouridine(47) synthase [NAD(P)(+)]-like, with translation MKPNHYEQSRLCPSVTQGCAEKCYFGPRCRFLHDVGEYMAAKPADLGRSCVLFETFGKCIYGVTCRFAQAHLGNSYQNIVNADLAKQWEGKSLVRNNLSKDLQHQLRKRKFIFKKADEYLRALAKPHGDGGKGGKAKGCSTEEQEVSNCTTPQEGLGDSPECPVLPERGEDPKPDALQSPGPTGGEEASSVKTVGPVTDEDIVKLRSCEKKVRLEIQGKLYLAPLTTCGNLPFRRICKRFGADVTCGEMAVCTNLLQGQSSEWALLKRHHTEDIFGVQLEGAFPDTMTKCAELLNQTIEVDFVDINVGCPIDLVYKKGGGCALMTRSNKFEQIVRGMNSVLDVPLTVKIRTGVQEKINVAHKIIPKIREWGASMVTLHGRSREQRYTRSADWDYIAECAKIASPMPLFGNGDILSYEDANRAMQMGVSGIMIARGALIKPWLFTEIKEQRHWDISSSERFDILKDFTNYGLEHWGSDTQGVEKTRKFLLEWLSFLCRYIPVGLLEHLPQKINERPPYYMGRDYLETLMASQNVDDWIKISELLLGPVPTNFTFLPKHKANSYR, from the exons ATGAAACCCAACCACTACGAGCAGAGCAGGCTGTGCCCGTCGGTAACACAG GGGTGTGCAGAGAAGTGCTACTTCGGCCCACGGTGCCGCTTCCTTCACGACGTCGGCGAGTACATGGCCGCGAAGCCGGCCGACCTGGGGCGCAGCTGCGTGCTTTTCGAAACCTTCGGCAAGTGCATTTACGGCGTCACCTGCCGCTTTGCCCAGGCCCACCTTGGGAACAGCTACCAGAACATCGTCAACGCGGACCTGGCCAAGCAGTGGGAAGGGAAGTCGCTGGTGAGGAACAACCTCTCCAAGGACCTCCAGCACCAGCTGCGCAAGAGGAAGTTTATCTTCAAGAAGGCTGACGAGTACCTCCGTGCTCTGGCCAAGCCCCACGGTGATGGTGGGAAGGGGGGCAAAGCCAAGGGGTGCTCTACAGAGGAGCAAGAGGTGTCCAACTGCACAACACCCCAGGAGGGTCTGGGAGACAGCCCCGAATGTCCTGTGCTACCGGAGCGGGGAGAAGATCCCAAACCAGATGCCTTGCAGAGCCCCGGCCCCACAGGTGGTGAGGAGGCTTCCTCCGTCAAAACAGTGGGCCCAGTGACAGATGAAGACATTGTAAAGCTGCGGTCATGTGAGAAGAAGGTGAGA CTGGAAATCCAAGGCAAGCTCTACTTGGCTCCACTGACCACG TGCGGTAACCTCCCTTTCCGAAGGATTTGCAAGCGCTTCGGGGCAGATGTCACCTGTGGAGAGATGGCTGTGTGCACAAACCTGCTTCAGGGCCAGTCCTCCGAGTGGGCTCTCCTCAAACGGCATCATACCGAAGATATTTTTGGGGTGCAG CTGGAGGGAGCGTTTCCCGACACAATGACCAAATGTGCAGAACTCCTGAACCAGACAATTGAAGTGGACTTCGTAGACATCAATGTCGGGTGTCCCATTGACCTGGTCTACAAGAAG GGAGGAGGCTGTGCTCTGATGACTCGGTCCAACAAGTTTGAACAGATCGTCCGAGGGATGAACTCG GTGCTGGACGTCCCACTGACTGTGAAGATACGGACGGGGGTGCAAGAAAAGATTAATGTGGCTCATAAAATAATCCCCAAGATCCGGGAGTGGGGAGCATCCATGGTCACG CTTCACGGCCGATCCAGGGAACAGCGGTACACGAGGAGCGCTGACTGGGACTACATAGCAGAATGTGCTAAAATAGCAAGCCCCATGCCTCTTTTCG GAAACGGTGATATTTTGTCTTACGAAGATGCTAATCGAGCCATGCAGATGGGCGTTTCAGGAATTATGATTGCAAG AGGGGCACTCATCAAACCGTggcttttcactgaaattaaggAACAGAGACACTGGGATATCTCCTCCAGCGAGAGATTTGATATCCTCAAAGACTTCACCAACTATGGCCTTGAGCACTGGGGGTCAGATACGCAGGGAGTGGAGAAGACCAGGAAGTTCCTGCTGGAATGGCTCTCGTTCCTGTGCAG GTATATTCCAGTTGGCTTATTAGAACACCTACCTCAGAAAATTAACGAGCGGCCACCTTACTACATGGGGAGAGACTATCTGGAGACACTGATGGCGAGCCAAAACGTGGACGATTGGATTAAAATAAG tgaGCTGCTTCTGGGACCCGTACCTACCAACTTCACCTTCCTGCCTAAACACAAGGCAAATTCCTACAGATAG